Proteins encoded together in one Lathyrus oleraceus cultivar Zhongwan6 chromosome 5, CAAS_Psat_ZW6_1.0, whole genome shotgun sequence window:
- the LOC127085533 gene encoding protein NONRESPONDING TO OXYLIPINS 2, mitochondrial isoform X2, which produces MASRFRSFSQPAFSLIKSTITKPKSPSPFLLRTRTPVTVRSVAELGCVQSLLPLYSAVSSARLTSCLGIDSTSSRSLSQGMLCSANPGV; this is translated from the exons ATGGCTTCTCGTTTTCGATCATTTTCGCAACCAGCATTCTCCCTAATCAAATCCACCATTACAAAGCCCAAATCCCCCTCACCCTTTCTCCTCAGAACTCGCACTCCCGTCACCGTCCG GTCAGTCGCGGAGCTTGGTTGCGTGCAGTCGCTGCTTCCCTTGTACTCGGCGGTTTCATCAGCACGCCTCACTTCTTGCCTCGGAATCGATTCAACGAGCTCGAGATCTCTGTCTCAGGGTATGCTTTGCAGTGCCAACCCTGGAGTTTGA
- the LOC127085533 gene encoding protein NONRESPONDING TO OXYLIPINS 2, mitochondrial isoform X1, which translates to MASRFRSFSQPAFSLIKSTITKPKSPSPFLLRTRTPVTVRSVAELGCVQSLLPLYSAVSSARLTSCLGIDSTSSRSLSQEMGLGTPR; encoded by the exons ATGGCTTCTCGTTTTCGATCATTTTCGCAACCAGCATTCTCCCTAATCAAATCCACCATTACAAAGCCCAAATCCCCCTCACCCTTTCTCCTCAGAACTCGCACTCCCGTCACCGTCCG GTCAGTCGCGGAGCTTGGTTGCGTGCAGTCGCTGCTTCCCTTGTACTCGGCGGTTTCATCAGCACGCCTCACTTCTTGCCTCGGAATCGATTCAACGAGCTCGAGATCTCTGTCTCAGG
- the LOC127085448 gene encoding uncharacterized protein LOC127085448, translating to MFSKTEQQQRKQKGEWLSGSFKPENFIPGLVIGFICGFLIDLSKPTRNHLSKKIFSSNNKLQHQLSVSSNADQELKMVLVVRQDLKMRSGKIASQCAHAATGMYAELTQSNRSLLRHWEQCGQPKIVVTCKNQQEMNKLKETAESVGLPTFVVADAGRTQVSAGSKTVLAVGPGPKAIVDSVTGRLALL from the exons ATGTTTTCCAAAACTGAACAG CAACAACGAAAGCAAAAAGGAGAATGGTTATCAGGAAGTTTCAAACCAGAGAATTTCATTCCAGGTCTTGTTATAGGTTTTATTTGTGGCTTCTTGATTGATTTATCAAAGCCAACTAGAAATCACTTATCCAAGAAAATTTTCTCATCTAACAACAAGCTTCAGCACCAACTCTCAGTCTCAAGTAATGCTGATCAAGAACTTAAGATG GTTCTGGTTGTTAGGCAAGACCTAAAGATGAGATCCGGAAAGATTGCGTCTCAATGTGCTC ATGCTGCGACTGGCATGTATGCTGAGTTAACGCAAAG CAACCGGTCTCTTTTAAGACATTGGGAACAGTGCGGCCAGCCCAAAATTGTTGTGACTTGCAAGAACCAACAAGAAAT GAATAAGCTAAAGGAAACAGCTGAAAGTGTTGGCCTCCCTACTTTTGTTGTCGCCGATGCTGGACGAACACAG GTTTCGGCAGGATCAAAGACTGTTCTTGCTGTTGGACCTG GACCAAAAGCAATAGTAGATTCGGTGACTGGAAGGTTGGCTCTGCTATGA
- the LOC127078710 gene encoding uncharacterized protein LOC127078710, which translates to MEAWNRLEDIFLDNQNARVVTLEQEFSNTRMEDCPNVSAYCQRLKMLSDQLRNIVSPVNNHRLVLQLISSLPEAYHSVATLILQSNPLPAFYQARSMLTLEEANMAKMANTGSHAAMHTTQSKPTEDTYGNRSRSCANQGRGGGRGNRGAPQYGDPNAPSPWSAPPWQ; encoded by the coding sequence ATGGAAGCATGGAATCGCTTGGAAGATATTTTTCTGGACAACCAAAATGCTCGAGTTGTCACTCTTGAGCAAGAGTTTTCTAACACTCGTATGGAGGATTGTCCCAATGTCTCTGCTTACTGTCAGCGTCTTAAGATGCTTTCTGATCAGTTGAGAAATATCGTCTCCCCTGTCAACAATCATCGTCTAGTCCTTCAGTTGATCTCTAGTCTCCCAGAAGCTTACCATAGTGTTGCTACTTTGATTCTCCAGAGCAACCCTCTTCCGGCATTCTATCAGGCTCGTTCCATGCTCACTTTGGAAGAAGCCAATATGGCTAAGATGGCAAACACGGGCTCTCATGCTGCTATGCACACCACTCAGTCGAAACCTACTGAAGACACCTACGGTAACCGTTCTCGCTCCTGTGCCAACCAGGGTCGCGGAGGGGGACGTGGTAACCGTGGTGCACCTCAATATGGAGATCCTAACGCTCCCTCACCTTGGTCCGCTCCTCCTTGGCAATAG